From a region of the Panicum virgatum strain AP13 chromosome 2K, P.virgatum_v5, whole genome shotgun sequence genome:
- the LOC120696012 gene encoding aspartate--tRNA ligase 2, cytoplasmic-like, translating to MSSEPPPSASPSAAADELAADLSASATLSKKQQKKDARKAEKAEKAAQRQQQQQTAGAAAEEDPFADNYGDVPVEDVQSKAVSGRCWTKVGDLDEGAAGRAVLVRGAAQAIRPVSKKMAFVVLRQTISTVQCVLVASADAGVSTQMVRFATALSKESIVDGEGVASLPKEPLKATTQQVEIQVRKIYCINRATPTLPINLEDAARGEAEFEKAEQLGEKLVRVG from the exons ATGTCGTCGGAGCCTCCGCCCTCCGCTTCCCCCTCCGCTGCGGCCGATGAGCTCGCGGCCGACCTCTCAGCCTCCGCCACCCTCAGCAAGAAGCAGCAGAAGAAGGACGCCAGGAAGGCGGAGAAGGCCGAGAAGGCGGCgcagcgccagcagcagcagcagacggccggcgccgccgccgaggaggacccCTTCGCGGACAACTACGGCGACGTACCGGTCGAGGATGTCCAGTCCAAGGCCGTCTCCGGCCGCTGCTGGACCAAGGTCGGCGACCTCGACGAGGGCGCCGCGGGGCGCGCCGTGCTCGTCCGCGGGGCCGCGCAGGCGATCCGCCCCGTCAGCAAGAAGATGGCCTTCGTCGTCCTGCGTCAGACCATAAGCACCGTGCAGTGCGTGCTCGTCGCCAGCGCCGACGCGGGCGTCAGCACGCAGATGGTGAGGTTCGCCACCGCACTCAGCAAGGAGTCCatcgtcgacggcgagggcgttGCCTCGCTGCCAAAGGAGCCACTCAAGGCCACCACGCAGCAG GTGGAGATTCAAGTGAGGAAGATCTATTGCATCAATAGGGCGACACCAACCCTTCCAATTAACCTCGAGGATGCCGCCCGGGGTGAGGCAGAATTTGAAAAAGCTGAACAA CTTGGAGAGAAGCTAGTGCGTGTTGGCTAG
- the LOC120674372 gene encoding golgin subfamily A member 5-like — translation MAGILAWAADVVGGAGASDDEADDARAAASAAMTPEQRLRAAELDARAASMRRAIQDLRLRVPPPHVAQRLPHLHAHSLASSAALALQLNAHSSTKEQAQQREITLQEENAAYEKALSDCRRKIQERQMETNQLQSDLKEMEVAEHNLKAQLEDALKEQEATQHKVSTTASETTENALLEAESLINLKSKDLEEKKRVLDLLDNKVQTLEKEWSVVEEESLKNPTPAQREKILERQLHSLIEQLTSKQAQAEILITDVHAKEKELERLNHLHRNVCSSANEIGAPRSRFSRGLLSGPENYWDAKAGQKLHQSGLRTEGQKRLMILRSAIVLYVLLLHIVVFIKISV, via the exons ATGGCGGGGATCCTGGCGTGGGCAGCCGATGTggtcggcggcgcaggcgccaGCGACGATGAGGCCGacgacgcgcgcgccgcggcctcggccGCGATGACCCCGGAGCAGCGtctccgcgccgccgagcttgacgcgAGGGCCGCATCGATGCGGCGCGCGATCCAGGACCTGCGCCTCCGGGTGCCCCCGCCACACGTCGCGCAGCGTCTACCGCACCTTCACGCGCACTccctcgcctcctccgccgccctcgccctccAGCTCAACGCACACTCCTCCACCAAGGAGCAG GCCCAGCAGAGAGAAATAACTCTTCAAGAAGAAAATGCAGCCTATGAGAAAGCTCTATCAGATTGTAGGCGGAAAATTCAGGAAAGGCAGATGGAGACCAATCAGCTTCAAAGTGATTTGAAG GAAATGGAAGTAGCAGAGCATAATTTAAAGGCACAGcttgaagatgctctgaaggaGCAAGAGGCTACTCAACATAAAGTATCGACTACAGCTTCTGAAACAACTGAAAATGCTCTTCTGGAAGCTGAATCATTGATCAATCTTAAGTCTAaagacttggaagagaagaaaagagtgTTG GATCTATTGGATAACAAGGTGCAAACATTAGAGAAAGAGTGGTCTGTGGTTGAAGAAGAATCTTTAAAGAATCCCACTCCTG CGCAAAGGGAGAAGATCCTGGAGAGACAACTACACAGCCTCATTGAGCAGTTGACGTCCAAGCAA GCTCAAGCTGAAATCCTGATCACGGATGTACATGCCAAAGAAAAGGAGCTGGAACGGCTGAACCATTTGCATAGAAATGTTTGCAGCAGTGCTAATGAAATAGGTGCACCACGGAGCCGGTTCAGCAGAGGTCTTTTGAGTGGCCCTGAAAATTATTGGGACGCAAAAGCAGGTCAGAAACTGCATCAATCTGGCCTTAGAACAGAAGGCCAGAAACGGCTGATGATTCTTAGGTCCGCAATTGTACTGTATGTTTTGCTGCTTCATATTGTCGTCTTCATAAAGATCTCAGTTTGA
- the LOC120695255 gene encoding uncharacterized protein LOC120695255: MGDHLSATDFKTSMDKILAEITSVRDELTTLKGDQSRLTVAVNRLQTDNHKPESSGGNDDHRAPNPPPPHTTHKLRFPKYDGSDDPIGWVHKCEQFFRSQRTPEDEKVWTASFYMEGPAQQWYYRLERNQGVPTWQQFVTSVNRRFGPPVRSNPLGELTHLRRTGTVAAYQDAFLQLLARCDDVTECQQVDIFTAGLRNPLRIDVEMQRPTSLEDAMSLARAFERRLQIDNDDDGRASSHAPPRSAPSASPRTPKDPPNRVPQETRWRSDDLCFNCPEKFTPGHIDHCSMKGIYLLELDNSTPAAAAASDDKMEISLNAITGIKTGDTMHLAASVAGVTLRALVDSGSTHSFISEASAHCIGAAITPRPGLSVAVANDDRVSCSGLCPATPVTIGRERFLIDLYVLPLGDYELVLGCQWLKTLGPILWDFDLRSMAFWRDGHQFADIFAEPTDLPPLRRFNHRIHLLPNTAPIAVRPYHYPQLLKDEIKRQCADMLRQGIIRPSTSAFSSPVLLVHKKDGSWRFWIDYRALNAKTVRNLFPIPIVDELLDELKGAAFFTKLDLRSGYFQVRMHPEDIHKTAFRTHHGHFEFMVMAFGLTNAPSTFQALMNEVLGPFLRKFVLVFFDDILIYSKTWSEHLQHIRVVFAVLRSHSLFLKQSKCSFAERSVAYLGHIISDAGVAMDPTKIEAVQAWPQPRTVKALRGFPGLTGYYRRFINGYGALAAPLTALPKREAFLWSAEATAAL; encoded by the exons ATGGGAGACCACCTCTCAGCCACCGACTTCAAGACCTCCATGGACAAGATCCTCGCCGAGATCACCTCGGTGCGGGACGAGCTCACGACCCTCAAAGGCGACCAAAGCCGGTTGACGGTCGCCGTCAACCGCCTCCAGACGGACAACCACAAGCCGGAGAGTTCTGGCGGCAACGATGACCACCGTGCGCCGAACCCTCCTCCGCCCCACACCACCCACAAGCTGCGCTTCCCCAAATACGACGGCAGCGACGACCCCATCGGCTGGGTCCACAAGTGTGAGCAATTCTTCCGCTCCCAACGCACGCCGGAGGATGAGAAGGTCTGGACCGCCTCCTTCTACATGGAAGGCCCGGCTCAGCAATGGTACTATCGCTTGGAGCGCAACCAGGGCGTTCCAACCTGGCAACAGTTCGTCACCAGCGTCAATCGCCGCTTCGGGCCACCCGTGCGCAGCAACCCGCTGGGGGAGCTCACCCATCTGCGCCGCACGGGCACGGTCGCCGCCTATCAGGACGCCTTCCTCCAACTCCTCGCCCGCTGTGACGACGTCACCGAATGCCAGCAGGTGGACATCTTCACCGCGGGCCTCCGCAACCCCCTTCGCATCGACGTGGAGATGCAACGTCCTACTTCCCTGGAGGACGCCATGTCCTTGGCGCGCGCCTTCGAGCGCCGGCTCCAGATCGACAATGACGATGACGGCCGCGCCTCCTCACACGCGCCTCCGCGTTCAGcgccctccgcctcgccgcgcacACCCAAGGACCCGCCCAACCGCGTTCCACAAGAGAC GAGATGGCGCAGCGACGACCTCTGCTTCAACTGCCCGGAGAAGTTCACCCCCGGCCACATCGACCACTGCTCCATGAAAGGCATCTACCTGCTGGAACTCGACAAcagcacccccgccgccgccgccgcatctgaCGACAAGATGGAGATCTCGCTCAATGCCATCACCGGCATCAAAACCGGCGACACCATGCACCTGGCAGCGTCTGTCGCAGGCGTCACCTTGAGGGCACTGGTGGACTCTGGATCCACCCACTCGTTCATCTCCGAAGCATCAGCACATTGCATCGGCGCCGCCATCACGCCACGCCCGGGGCTGTCCGTGGCGGTCGCAAACGATGACCGCGTCTCCTGCAGCGGCCTCTGCCCAGCGACCCCGGTCACCATCGGCAGGGAGCGCTTCCTCATCGACCTGTACGTACTCCCCCTGGgcgactacgaactggtgctcGGTTGCCAGTGGCTCAAGACACTTGGGCCCATCCTGTGGGACTTCGACCTCCGCTCCATGGCGTTCTGGAGGGACGGTCACCAG TTCGCGGATATCTTCGCCGAGCCGACGGATCTGCCTCCTCTACGCCGCTTCAACCACCGCATTCACCTGCTCCCCAACACAGCGCCCATTGCAGTACGACCTTACCATTACCCGCAGCTGCTCAAAGACGAAATCAAGCGCCAGTGCGCCGACATGCTCCGGCAAGGCATCATCCGCCCAAGTACCTCGGCGTTCTCATCGCCGGTCCTCCTCGTCCACAAGAAGGACGGCTCCTGGCGGTTCTGGATCGACTACCGCGCGCTGAACGCCAAGACCGTCCGCAACTTGTTCCCAATTCCGATTGTGGACGAGTTGCTTGACGAACTCAAGGGCGCTGCGTTCTTCACCAAGCTCGACCTCCGTAGCGGCTATTTTCAGGTGCGCATGCACCCAGAGGACATCCACAAGACGGCGTTCCGCACGCACCACGGCCACTTCGAGTTCATGGTCATGGCGTTCGGCCTCACCAACGCGCCATCGACGTTCCAAGCGCTTATGAACGAGGTTCTTGGTCCCTTCCTCCGCAAGTTCGTTCTCGTCTTTTTTGACGATATTCTGATATACAGCAAGACATGGTCCGAGCACCTCCAACACATCCGAGTTGTGTTTGCCGTGCTGCGTTCGCACAGCCTCTTCCTCAAGCAATCGAAGTGCTCCTTCGCCGAACGCAGCGTCGCCTACTTGGGGCACATCATCTCCGACGCTGGCGTAGCCATGGATCCCACAAAGATTGAGGCGGTGCAGGCATGGCCCCAACCGCGCACGGTCAAGGCGTTGCGCGGCTTCCCCGGCCTCACCGGGTACTACCGCCGCTTCATCAACGGCTACGGCGCGCTCGCGGCCCCCCTCACGGCACTGCCGAAACGGGAGGCCTTCCTGTGGTCGGCTGAAGCCACGGCCGCGCTCTAG